Sequence from the Halobacteria archaeon AArc-dxtr1 genome:
AGGATCCGATCCTCGAGGAACTCGAGGACGACTGGGACGGCCGCTTCGAGGTCGAGAAGATCAACGTCGACGAGGCCCAAGATGTCGCAAACGAGTACCAGGTGCGCTCCCTTCCCACGCTGATCGTCGAGAACGACGACGGCGTCGTCGAGCGGTTCGTCGGCGTCACCCAGCGCGAGGATCTAGAGGACGCCCTGGAATCTGCCGGCGCGTAGACTGCGTGTCCTTTTCCGCGTTTCACCGATGTTCGATCAGCACTCAGCTCGCCCCTGTTGACTGTTGTCGGCGTTTCTCAGATCCACTTGACGCCGACGTCGTGTAGCTCCTCGTTGTGTTTGGCGATGTTGATCACTAGGGGGGTGACGCTCTCGACCTCGGCTGCGTTCGCGAGCGGCCCGGCGTCGAGCGCTCGGAGCCCGTCGATCTCTTCGGCCAGTGCGATCACCCGATCTTTCGGGTCTCCCTCGCCGACGACGAGCGTATCGAGGTCGAGTTCGTGATCCAGGTCGGCGAGCGCCCCCGCTGCGAGGTTGTGGAAGGCGCCAACTACGGGTACTTCGTCCGGCGCCCGGCTGGCGACGAGTTCGGTGACGCTGCCCGCTGACGGTGGGTGGTAGTGCATCCCGTGTTCGTCGCCTTTCATTCCGACTGCCGGAGTGACGAGAATCTGGTCCTCGTCTAGCTTCTCGGCGATGGCCTCGACAGTGTCACCGACGTAGTACGGCGGCACGGCGAGGACGACGACGTCCGCGCGGTCGGCAACCATCTCGTTGTCGAAGCCTTTGATCGACGCCTCAATGTCCCGGGAGGCCAGCTCCGCCTCGTACGTTTCGACGGCCTCGCGGGCCTTTTCGGGGTCGCGCGAACCGATCAGAATCTCGTGATCCGTATCGCGTCCAAAGCGCAGTGTGAGCCCCTCGCCGATGTCTCCAGTTCCGCCGACTAGTGCGATTCTCATACCCGGGGCTCGGGACGGTACCGAAATAAATGGGGTGGACGGTGGCCGGTCTCGCCGGGGTCTGGGATCGCTGTGGGTAACTGTATCGCCTCTTCCAAATTTCGCCGGCTGACTCGATTGTCACACGCCCGTGATCTCTTCGGCGCCGACGCAGGCGACCACGTCGGGACTCAGCTGAACGCGTCCCGACTTAGGCGAACACCTGGACGGTGACTTCGTCGGAACCGTCGGCGCCGACGACGCGGACGGGAAACTGCTCGTCGTGGTTCGTCGGATACGTCTCGAACCCAAGCGTCGCCGCCCCCGTTTCGCCGGCCGCGACGGTTACGTCCTGCGTGTCGAGCACCGCCGGATCGTGCCCGACGACCAGTTCGAGCTCGTCGTCGCGTCGCTGCTCGCCGGTGTTCTCGAGGTCGACGATAACCTCTAGGTACTCGCCGGCGTCGACCGGTGCGTTCGTCCCGCGAATGTCGACCGTCAGCTCGCCGCCGTCACCGTCGCCCTCGTCCCAGTGGCGGTCGATCTCCCACGTCTCCTCGAGTCTCGCAGCGCGGCCGTCCGCACAGAGGACCCACGGATCGACGCGACAGGTGTGGCAGAGTCCGCCCCCGTCGACCGAGAGCGTCGCCGTATCCTG
This genomic interval carries:
- a CDS encoding thioredoxin domain-containing protein, whose amino-acid sequence is MTVTLKDFYADWCGPCKTQDPILEELEDDWDGRFEVEKINVDEAQDVANEYQVRSLPTLIVENDDGVVERFVGVTQREDLEDALESAGA
- the npdG gene encoding NADPH-dependent F420 reductase, which codes for MRIALVGGTGDIGEGLTLRFGRDTDHEILIGSRDPEKAREAVETYEAELASRDIEASIKGFDNEMVADRADVVVLAVPPYYVGDTVEAIAEKLDEDQILVTPAVGMKGDEHGMHYHPPSAGSVTELVASRAPDEVPVVGAFHNLAAGALADLDHELDLDTLVVGEGDPKDRVIALAEEIDGLRALDAGPLANAAEVESVTPLVINIAKHNEELHDVGVKWI